In the Synechococcus sp. Nb3U1 genome, one interval contains:
- a CDS encoding TldD/PmbA family protein — MLLLSRELPSLNYRPTAQRFDQDWRDPLSTLLGWGRAAGADLVEIFLERGNYISCLAEDDAITSITPRLSTGAGVRVFRGQADCYVSTNDLSFAGLKAALEKGLLLMGLTPPGPTALVSAVNLQMLQDYAEHRQKETWLSDCSSIAEMGEILLGANDHLRRQAQHVQSRRSTYFRDWQEMMVACSDGTFVRDVRLTQSVGSTLLCADGSHRASISKRSGSTGDPAFLRLWNAQAESEELAEAAGQMLYADYVESGTYPIVMASAFGGVIFHEACGHLLETTQIERKTTPFADKKGQKIAHKNLTAWDEGMSGSAFGSLDVDDEGMPVQRTLLIEKGILKNFLSDRAGSMRTGHPRTGSGRRQNYTFAPASRMRNTYIAPGDAELEDLFASIDKGIYCKRMGGGSVGPTGQFNFGVEEAYLIENGKVTKPLKGATLIGEAKDIMTKISMCSKDLSLAAGFCGSVSGNIYVTVGQPHIKVDSITVGGR, encoded by the coding sequence ATGCTGTTATTGTCTAGAGAACTGCCTTCCCTGAATTACCGCCCTACCGCGCAGCGCTTCGATCAGGACTGGCGGGATCCCCTTTCGACGCTGTTGGGTTGGGGGCGAGCCGCCGGAGCAGATTTGGTGGAGATTTTTCTGGAGCGGGGCAACTACATCAGTTGTTTGGCTGAAGATGATGCCATCACTAGCATTACCCCGCGGTTGTCGACCGGAGCAGGGGTACGGGTGTTTCGGGGCCAAGCGGATTGCTACGTCAGCACCAATGATCTTTCTTTTGCGGGGTTAAAAGCCGCCCTAGAGAAAGGTCTACTGCTGATGGGCCTCACTCCCCCTGGTCCGACAGCGTTGGTCTCTGCGGTCAACTTGCAGATGTTGCAGGACTACGCCGAACACCGCCAGAAAGAAACCTGGCTCAGCGACTGTAGCTCCATCGCGGAAATGGGAGAGATTTTACTTGGGGCCAACGACCACCTCCGCCGACAGGCCCAACACGTGCAGTCTCGCCGCTCCACCTACTTCCGCGATTGGCAAGAGATGATGGTGGCCTGCAGCGATGGCACCTTTGTGCGGGATGTGCGCCTCACCCAATCAGTGGGATCAACTTTGCTCTGTGCGGATGGATCCCATCGCGCTTCGATTAGCAAGCGCTCCGGTAGCACCGGGGATCCCGCCTTTTTGCGCCTTTGGAATGCCCAGGCCGAAAGTGAAGAGCTAGCAGAAGCAGCTGGGCAGATGCTCTATGCCGACTATGTGGAATCGGGTACCTACCCGATTGTGATGGCCAGCGCTTTTGGTGGGGTGATCTTCCACGAAGCCTGTGGCCATCTGCTGGAAACCACCCAGATCGAACGCAAAACCACTCCCTTTGCCGATAAAAAAGGTCAGAAGATTGCCCACAAAAACCTAACCGCCTGGGATGAGGGCATGTCCGGAAGTGCCTTTGGCAGCTTGGATGTGGACGACGAAGGCATGCCGGTGCAACGAACGCTGTTGATCGAGAAGGGCATTTTGAAAAATTTCCTCTCGGATCGGGCCGGGTCAATGCGCACCGGCCATCCGCGCACCGGCAGTGGTCGCCGCCAGAACTACACCTTCGCTCCAGCCAGTCGCATGCGCAATACCTACATCGCCCCTGGAGATGCGGAGCTAGAGGATCTGTTTGCCTCCATCGACAAAGGCATTTACTGCAAGCGTATGGGTGGCGGCAGTGTGGGGCCGACTGGACAATTTAACTTCGGGGTAGAAGAGGCATACCTCATCGAAAACGGCAAAGTCACCAAGCCCCTCAAGGGAGCCACCCTGATTGGTGAAGCCAAAGACATCATGACCAAAATTTCCATGTGTTCCAAAGACCTCAGTTTGGCAGCCGGGTTTTGTGGCTCTGTCAGTGGCAACATCTACGTCACCGTCGGGCAGCCCCACATCAAGGTAGATTCGATCACTGTCGGTGGACGTTAA
- a CDS encoding bifunctional folylpolyglutamate synthase/dihydrofolate synthase has translation MSHPCETKNPSPEEQGGSQLPLIRILAPTQSGIPASAEAGRPDWDWPSFLESLGHFGVDLSLERMQVLLQRLGQPQAGIPAIHVAGTNGKGSVCAWVSHVLWAAGYRVGRYISPHLVDWRERIWLSGEYISASNWSQVLAQVRDTLQTYLPDEPSPTQFEVVTAAAWLYFRQQAVEVVVLEVGLGGRLDATNAGIDPVMTAITSIGWDHWQRLGNSLPQIASEKAGILKPGIPLVCAPQTPEVMAVIQARAEQLQIPVHVVEPLCWSGSQTVSWQGLSLYLPLTGDVQLTNGSVALGILQNLRQQGWSIPDAAIEKGFALTRWPGRLQAVQIGSQRLLMDGAHNLPAAQALRRFLDEHYPGPLTWYIGILSTKDISGILSTLLRAGDRLFTLPIASHSGMDPEQLAQLAQDLQPHLSQVQALPNLAAFWSQLSQAQSSDNQLPAVLCGSLYLLGQVMQECLGWELAQ, from the coding sequence ATGAGTCATCCCTGTGAAACAAAAAATCCTAGCCCTGAAGAGCAGGGAGGATCTCAACTGCCGCTGATCCGCATTCTCGCACCGACCCAGAGTGGGATCCCTGCAAGTGCTGAGGCTGGCAGGCCGGATTGGGATTGGCCGAGTTTTCTAGAGTCACTCGGCCACTTTGGAGTGGATCTCAGCCTGGAGCGGATGCAGGTTTTGTTGCAACGCTTGGGACAACCCCAGGCCGGGATCCCAGCCATCCATGTGGCCGGAACCAATGGCAAGGGATCCGTCTGTGCCTGGGTTAGCCATGTCCTCTGGGCAGCGGGCTATCGGGTGGGGCGCTACATCTCCCCCCATTTAGTGGACTGGCGGGAGCGCATTTGGCTGAGCGGGGAGTATATCTCGGCCAGCAATTGGAGCCAGGTGTTGGCCCAGGTGCGAGACACATTACAGACCTATCTCCCCGACGAGCCTTCCCCAACTCAGTTTGAGGTGGTCACAGCAGCGGCCTGGTTGTACTTTCGCCAGCAAGCAGTAGAGGTTGTGGTGCTGGAGGTAGGGCTGGGGGGACGGCTGGATGCCACCAACGCCGGGATCGACCCGGTGATGACGGCGATTACCTCCATCGGCTGGGATCATTGGCAACGCTTGGGCAACAGCCTGCCCCAAATTGCCTCTGAAAAGGCGGGCATTCTCAAGCCAGGGATCCCGTTGGTGTGTGCGCCGCAAACCCCAGAGGTGATGGCCGTGATCCAAGCTAGGGCTGAGCAGCTGCAGATCCCTGTTCATGTGGTGGAGCCTTTATGCTGGTCGGGATCCCAGACGGTGAGCTGGCAAGGGCTCTCTCTCTACCTGCCCTTGACAGGAGATGTGCAACTGACCAATGGGTCGGTGGCGTTGGGCATTTTGCAGAACTTGCGCCAGCAGGGCTGGTCGATCCCCGATGCCGCGATAGAAAAAGGCTTTGCCCTCACCCGTTGGCCGGGGCGGTTACAGGCTGTCCAGATCGGATCCCAGAGGTTGCTGATGGATGGGGCTCACAACCTGCCTGCTGCCCAAGCTCTGCGCCGCTTCTTGGATGAGCACTACCCTGGCCCCCTCACCTGGTATATCGGCATTTTGAGCACCAAGGATATCTCCGGCATTTTAAGTACCTTGCTCCGAGCGGGGGATCGCCTGTTTACCCTGCCGATTGCCTCCCACTCTGGGATGGATCCCGAGCAACTGGCCCAACTGGCCCAAGACCTACAACCCCACCTCAGCCAGGTGCAAGCCCTACCCAATCTGGCGGCCTTCTGGTCACAACTTTCACAAGCCCAGAGCTCAGACAACCAACTTCCGGCGGTGCTGTGTGGATCCCTGTACCTCTTGGGACAGGTGATGCAGGAATGCTTGGGATGGGAGCTAGCCCAGTAG
- a CDS encoding NfeD family protein, with protein MAQGSQPRTKGFWAILDAVGSLDAMVLPWIIVGLVLIAAELFLPELVAGSVGLAALLAGLLAYLGLPIWVQFSAWIGMSIVFVILSRRLVPHGSAQLEESREARAVTAIPAGERGRVSYLGSTWNAKCSIPTLEIQPGQDLYVVERQGNTLIVMPAKMLNS; from the coding sequence GTGGCACAGGGATCCCAGCCAAGAACCAAGGGGTTTTGGGCCATACTGGATGCAGTGGGATCCCTGGATGCTATGGTTCTGCCCTGGATCATCGTTGGATTGGTTTTAATTGCAGCTGAATTGTTTTTGCCGGAGTTGGTGGCTGGGTCTGTGGGCTTGGCAGCTCTCCTGGCAGGGCTTTTGGCTTATCTGGGCTTACCGATCTGGGTACAGTTTTCCGCCTGGATTGGCATGTCGATTGTGTTTGTCATCCTCAGCCGCCGCTTGGTACCCCATGGGTCGGCCCAGCTAGAGGAATCTCGGGAAGCGCGGGCGGTAACGGCTATTCCTGCTGGCGAGCGGGGCCGGGTATCTTACCTAGGATCCACCTGGAATGCCAAATGCAGCATCCCTACCCTAGAAATTCAACCCGGCCAAGATCTGTACGTGGTGGAGCGGCAGGGCAATACCTTGATCGTGATGCCCGCGAAGATGCTAAATTCTTGA
- a CDS encoding SAM-dependent methyltransferase, translated as MKTVADTHTWLGTADPEFLDLAIAEVEAADPEAAVQRLVEAPGLLWVCSQRSFAALAQDWQVVPPIFLRHICPIHQEWLLSGGSLGKLSLSPDILGGIDPGLSFSVQTRLFGELNFKPFQVNQALAEQVISATGAPLEVKDPQQILSVVILALADGIRVYLGLSRALQNLSNWAGGIHRFRRDPGQISRAEFKLLEAIQVFQVPLQPGGRALDLGAAPGGWTQVLRQHGQEVTAVDPAELDGRLAQDPGIHHRRLSAQAYLASRPGQFHLILNDMRMDGRDSARLMTGFAPHLEPAGAGVMTLKLPGHRRLQVLQQTLSILQGTFPVVKARQLFHNRSEVTLYLQPLQKAD; from the coding sequence TTGAAAACCGTAGCCGATACCCATACTTGGCTGGGCACCGCTGACCCCGAGTTCCTGGATCTGGCCATTGCAGAAGTGGAGGCCGCCGATCCCGAGGCTGCGGTTCAGAGGCTTGTAGAAGCACCGGGGCTCTTGTGGGTGTGCAGTCAGCGCTCTTTTGCCGCCCTCGCCCAGGATTGGCAGGTTGTACCTCCCATTTTCCTGCGCCACATCTGCCCCATTCACCAAGAGTGGCTGCTGTCAGGGGGATCCCTGGGGAAATTGAGCCTCAGCCCAGATATTTTGGGGGGGATCGACCCAGGCCTGAGCTTTTCGGTACAAACCCGCCTGTTCGGGGAGCTGAATTTCAAGCCTTTTCAGGTAAACCAAGCTCTAGCGGAACAGGTGATCTCAGCTACCGGTGCTCCCCTAGAGGTTAAGGATCCCCAGCAGATTCTCTCGGTGGTGATCCTGGCTTTGGCAGATGGGATCCGGGTGTACCTAGGGCTCTCTAGAGCTTTACAAAACCTCTCCAATTGGGCGGGTGGGATCCATCGTTTTCGGCGGGATCCGGGGCAGATTAGCCGGGCAGAGTTTAAGCTGCTGGAGGCGATTCAGGTGTTTCAGGTGCCCCTACAACCGGGGGGTCGAGCTTTGGATCTGGGGGCGGCCCCAGGAGGATGGACGCAGGTATTGCGGCAGCATGGCCAAGAGGTTACGGCGGTGGATCCGGCGGAGTTGGATGGACGCTTAGCCCAGGATCCGGGGATTCATCATCGTCGCCTCAGCGCCCAAGCTTACCTAGCCAGTCGCCCCGGCCAGTTTCACCTAATCCTCAACGATATGCGCATGGATGGCCGCGATTCCGCTCGCTTGATGACAGGGTTTGCCCCCCACCTGGAACCTGCGGGCGCTGGGGTGATGACCCTGAAGCTACCAGGTCACCGCCGCCTACAGGTTCTCCAACAAACCCTCAGCATTCTGCAGGGCACTTTCCCCGTCGTGAAAGCCCGACAACTCTTTCACAACCGCAGCGAGGTGACTTTATATTTGCAACCTCTGCAAAAAGCAGACTGA
- the leuD gene encoding 3-isopropylmalate dehydratase small subunit: MPSEVLTLTGRGIPLLGNDIDTDRIIPARFLKCVTFDGLGQHVFEDDRAQRQGQHPFDQAQYQGAEILVVNANFGCGSSREHAPQAIAKWGIRALIGESFAEIFFGNCLAMGIPCMTVSPEVAQTLQGAIAANPQLQISLDLPNKQVCWEGSRAVVEIPEGAWQMLVQGTWDATGQLLAAQAQIQQVAASLPYVRWQQAS, translated from the coding sequence ATGCCAAGCGAAGTTTTAACCCTCACTGGCCGAGGGATCCCCTTGTTGGGCAACGACATCGATACGGATCGAATTATTCCAGCCCGCTTTTTGAAATGCGTCACCTTTGATGGCTTGGGCCAGCACGTATTCGAGGACGACCGCGCCCAACGGCAAGGGCAGCACCCCTTCGATCAAGCTCAGTATCAAGGGGCCGAGATTTTGGTGGTGAATGCCAACTTTGGCTGTGGTTCCAGCCGGGAACACGCGCCACAGGCGATCGCAAAATGGGGGATCCGCGCCCTCATCGGAGAAAGTTTTGCCGAGATTTTCTTTGGCAACTGTCTGGCGATGGGGATCCCTTGTATGACTGTCAGCCCGGAGGTGGCCCAAACCCTGCAAGGGGCGATCGCCGCCAACCCACAGCTTCAGATCAGCCTTGATCTGCCCAACAAGCAGGTGTGCTGGGAGGGCAGCAGGGCTGTGGTGGAAATCCCGGAGGGAGCCTGGCAGATGCTGGTGCAGGGCACTTGGGATGCCACAGGGCAATTGCTGGCGGCCCAGGCGCAAATTCAGCAGGTGGCGGCCTCTTTACCCTATGTGCGTTGGCAGCAAGCCAGTTGA
- a CDS encoding phasin family protein has product MDNNSILRQLLLMGVGTTTLVAEQLKKAADDLVQKGQLNPEEASNVINSLLNQVKSEQGNMESYIQRQVRNVLQDLGVPRQSEMDELRGRLDRLERQVRNLENQVYRK; this is encoded by the coding sequence TTGGATAACAACAGTATCTTACGTCAGCTCTTGCTGATGGGTGTGGGCACAACCACCCTGGTGGCAGAGCAGCTGAAGAAGGCCGCTGACGATCTGGTGCAGAAGGGGCAGCTCAACCCGGAGGAGGCATCCAATGTGATCAACAGCCTGCTCAACCAGGTGAAGTCGGAACAGGGCAACATGGAATCTTACATTCAACGGCAGGTGCGAAACGTCCTGCAAGATTTGGGGGTACCCCGCCAATCGGAAATGGACGAGCTGCGGGGGCGGTTGGATCGGCTGGAGCGGCAGGTGCGCAATTTGGAAAATCAGGTTTACCGTAAATGA